A genomic stretch from Sulfobacillus thermosulfidooxidans includes:
- the dut gene encoding dUTP diphosphatase, translated as MPKRAFAVISQYQNKNISIPKRHTKDSAGYDLASAETVTINPGDIHLVPTGLKVYMPPGEVLLVIIRSSWAVKKRCVLANQVGVIDRDYVDNPDNEGHIFIPVENKGHEPVSITAGERIAQGIFVRFGITDNDTSDAERQGGFGSTTL; from the coding sequence ATGCCAAAGAGGGCATTTGCTGTAATCAGCCAATATCAAAACAAAAATATCTCAATTCCCAAGAGGCATACCAAGGATTCCGCGGGTTACGATTTAGCTTCTGCCGAGACGGTTACTATAAATCCCGGTGACATCCATCTGGTCCCAACGGGTCTTAAAGTATACATGCCTCCCGGCGAGGTTTTACTCGTGATCATTCGTAGTTCGTGGGCAGTTAAGAAACGCTGTGTGCTCGCTAATCAAGTAGGGGTTATTGACCGGGATTATGTCGATAATCCCGATAATGAGGGCCACATTTTCATACCGGTAGAAAATAAAGGACATGAGCCAGTGAGCATTACAGCTGGTGAACGCATTGCACAAGGTATCTTTGTCAGATTCGGGATAACAGACAACGACACTTCTGATGCTGAACGCCAAGGGGGATTTGGCAGTACCACCTTATAA